The following proteins are co-located in the Sphaeramia orbicularis chromosome 24, fSphaOr1.1, whole genome shotgun sequence genome:
- the LOC115415360 gene encoding LOW QUALITY PROTEIN: UBX domain-containing protein 2A-like (The sequence of the model RefSeq protein was modified relative to this genomic sequence to represent the inferred CDS: deleted 1 base in 1 codon), whose amino-acid sequence MAVSEENEEQAQMRRSFSVEDLLDEVEKICYDASGTSKVEMVVRLWKDGFTVNDEEFRSYSVPENQDFLDAIKRGELPAEWESRAEEEELEISVEDLTEETYVPKKKAFHPFSGRGYRLGSVAPRVVARSPSVHEDGESPPIPMVTLDHALPVTSLQIWLADGRRLVQRFNLSHRIYDVQDFVARCQRSCPPFVLTTSLPFRELSDKELSLEEADLANAVIIQRPLNTQAPFGHS is encoded by the exons ATGGCTGTcagtgaagaaaatgaagagcAGGCTCAAATGAGGCGTAGTTTTTCGGTGGAAGACCTGCTTGATGAGGTGGAGAAGATCTGTTACGATGCCTCAGGGACGTCTAAG GTGGAGATGGTGGTGAGACTGTGGAAAGATGGCTTCACCGTAAATGATGAGGAGTTTCGTAGT TACTCCGTACCAGAAAACCAAGACTTCCTAGATGCCATCAAAAGAGG AGAGCTTCCGGCAGAGTGGGAAAGCAGAGCAGAAGAGGAGGAGCTGGAGATCAGTGTGGAGGATCTGACTGAGGAAACATATGTACCCAAGAAAAAGGCGTTTCACCCTTTCAGCGGCCGAGGATACCGACTCGGCAG TGTTGCACCCAGAGTTGTGGCCAGGTCACCATCTGTGCACGAGGATGGAGAATCTCCTCCTATTCCCATGGTAACACTAGACCACGCCCTTCCTGTTACCTCCCTGCAGATCTGGTTGGCTGATGGAAGGAGACTGGTCCAGAGGTTTAACCTATCGCATCG GATCTATGATGTTCAAGATTTCGTCGCACGCTGCCAGAGGAGTTGCCCTCCTTTTGTCCTGACCACATCACTTCCTTTCCGAGAGCTGAGCGATAAAGAATTAAGCCTTGAGGAGGCGGATTTGGCAAACGCTGTGATTATCCAGAGACCCCTGAACACACAGGCTCCTTTCGGACACTCCTGA